A window from Gossypium raimondii isolate GPD5lz chromosome 7, ASM2569854v1, whole genome shotgun sequence encodes these proteins:
- the LOC105777249 gene encoding zinc finger CCCH domain-containing protein 39 yields the protein MNYPESRSSFMRTPQSTYAGSDAIGIWPEFPMNDWQFDPHSEFEQQQQQQQQSPPFKRPRHSEDNQSNIVQCTPTIPRMPSNPPTNKGTTNIFFKTRMCAKFRLGTCRNGEGCNFAHGIEDLRQPPPNWQELVGGREEERPSGNWDDDQKIIHRMKLCKKYYNGEECPYGDRCNFLHEDPAKFRDDMGRFRESSAISIGTTAPPAGHGTASEQSEGNRPLNGGSSDAFRGNTKPVYPVYWKTKLCTKWETTGHCPFGEKCHFAHGQTELQGMNGRIDGDFGNMGSGLTRIGSVSTKIHNLPANDPPPVTSSALSLDEKAQAKNCLFKWKGPRKINRIYGDWLDDMPLVHNLPSQVES from the exons ATGAATTACCCTGAATCTCGCTCTTCCTTTATGAGAACGCCCCAATCAACTTATGCTGGCAGTGATGCTATTGGGATTTGGCCTGAATTTCCTATGAATGATTGGCAATTTGACCCACATTCagaatttgaacaacaacagcaacaacaacaacaatcaCCTCCCTTCAAAAGACCTAGACATTCTGAGGACAACCAATCGAATATTGTGCAATGCACTCCTACAATTCCCAGGATGCCCTCAAATCCTCCAACCAATAAGGGGACaactaatattttcttcaaaaCTCGTATGTGTGCAAAGTTTAGATTGGGTACTTGTAGGAACGGTGAAGGTTGCAACTTTGCTCATGGCATCGAGGATCTGCGTCAGCCTCCTCCAAATTGGCAAGAACTTGTTGGCGGACGCGAGGAAGAACGCCCATCGGGGAATTGGGATGATGATCAGAAGATAATACATCGGATGAAGTTGTGTAAGAAGTATTACAACGGAGAGGAATGTCCGTATGGGGACAGATGTAATTTTCTTCATGAAGATCCGGCGAAGTTCAGGGATGATATGGGGAGGTTTAGGGAGAGTTCAGCTATTAGCATTGGAACAACAGCTCCTCCTGCAGGGCATGGAACTGCATCCGAGCAATCAGAAGGTAATAGGCCCTTAAACGGTGGCAGTTCAGATGCTTTTCGAGGAAATACGAAGCCTGTTTATCCTGTGTATTGGAAAACAAAGTTATGTACAAAGTGGGAGACAACAGGCCATTGCCCCTTTGGTGAGAAATGTCACTTTGCTCATGGGCAAACAG AGTTGCAGGGCATGAATGGACGCATTGATGGTGACTTCGGGAATATGGGTTCTGGTTTGACAAGGATTGGTTCCGTTTCAACAAAAATTCACAACCTTCCTGCTAATGATCCACCTCCAGTGACATCAAGTGCCCTTTCTTTGGATGAAAAAGCCCAGGCTAAAAATTGCTTGTTCAAGTGGAAAGGACCTAGGAAAATCAACAGGATTTATGGGGATTGGCTCGATGATATGCCATTGGTACACAATTTGCCAAGTCAGGTGGAGAGCTGA
- the LOC105777182 gene encoding pentatricopeptide repeat-containing protein At1g08070, chloroplastic has translation MALPSTSVSVSTFPLHLLPASDPPYKLLQSHPSLSLLSKCKSIQTIKQVHSHIIKTGLHHTQFALSKLIEFCAVSPFGDLPYALLLFHSIDEPNQVIWNTMIRGLSLSSTPELAMEFYVKMIWSGILPNSYTFPFVLKSCTKMDSTQVGEQVHGQVLKLGLDSDAFVHTSLINMYAQTSQLGKARLVFDKSPLRDAVSYTALITGYISIGYMESARELFDEIPVRDVVSWNAMIAGYVQAGQYEDALAFFKEMIEANVVPNESTLVTVLSGCAQSGSLEMGKWVRSWIDDHGFGFNIHIVNALIDMYSKCGDLDTALDLFEGLEQRDVISWNVMIGGYTHMSCHKEALGLFQRMLQSNIEPTDVTFLSILPACASLGALDLGKWIHAYIDKNIQYSDNISIWTSLIDMYAKCGSIEAAQQVFNSMKHRSLASWNAMISGLAMHGLAEKALELFSRMTNEGYKPDNITFVGVLSACSHAGLLDLGRQYFSSMAQDYAISPDLQHYGCMVNLLGRAGLFDEAEALIQNMEMKPDGAIWGSLLGACRVHKRVELGESVAKHLFELEPENPGVYVLLSNIYAGAGRWDDVARIRTLLNNKGMKKAPGCSSIEVDRVVHEFLVSDKVHPRCKEIYDMLNEVDTLLEKAGFVPDTSEVLQDMDEEWKEGALSHHSEKLAIAFGLISTKPGTTIRIVKNLRVCGNCHSATKLISKIFNREIIARDRNRFHHFKDGSCSCNDFW, from the coding sequence ATGGCGTTACCGTCAACTTCAGTCTCCGTATCTACTTTCCCTCTCCATCTCCTCCCTGCTTCAGACCCTCCTTACAAGCTCCTCCAAAGCCACCCATCTCTCTCCCTCCTCTCCAAATGCAAAAGCATCCAAACCATCAAACAAGTGCATTCCCACATCATCAAAACTGGCCTTCACCACACCCAGTTTGCTCTCAGCAAACTTATTGAGTTCTGCGCCGTTTCTCCTTTCGGTGACTTGCCTTATGCCCTTTTGCTCTTTCACTCCATTGATGAACCAAATCAAGTTATTTGGAATACTATGATTAGAGGGCTTTCATTGAGTTCAACCCCCGAACTCGCCATGGAATTCTATGTTAAAATGATTTGGTCTGGTATTCTCCCGAATTCTTATACTTTTCCTTTCGTTTTGAAATCATGCACCAAAATGGATAGTACCCAGGTAGGGGAACAGGTTCATGGACAAGTTTTGAAGCTTGGACTTGACTCTGATGCGTTTGTTCACACTTCCCTTATTAACATGTACGCCCAGACTAGCCAACTGGGTAAAGCGCGCTTGGTGTTTGATAAAAGTCCTCTAAGAGATGCAGTCTCTTATACAGCGTTGATAACGGGGTACATTTCCATTGGTTATATGGAAAGTGCTCGTGAACTTTTCGACGAAATTCCCGTGCGAGATGTAGTGTCCTGGAATGCGATGATTGCAGGGTATGTTCAAGCTGGTCAGTACGAAGACGCATTGGCCTTTTTCAAAGAGATGATTGAAGCAAATGTTGTTCCTAATGAAAGCACATTGGTGACGGTCCTTTCAGGTTGTGCTCAGTCGGGTTCTCTCGAAATGGGGAAATGGGTTAGGTCTTGGATTGATGATCATGGATTTGGTTTTAATATTCATATTGTCAATGCACTTATTGATATGTATTCTAAGTGTGGCGATTTGGACACAGCTTTGGATTTGTTCGAGGGTTTAGAGCAAAGGGATGTGATTTCATGGAATGTGATGATTGGTGGTTATACACATATGAGCTGCCATAAAGAAGCCTTAGGGCTTTTTCAGCGAATGCTACAATCAAATATAGAGCCGACCGATGTCACTTTCTTAAGCATTCTTCCTGCTTGTGCTAGCCTTGGTGCTCTTGATCTTGGCAAATGGATTCATGCTTATATAGATAAGAATATTCAGTATTCAGATAATATCTCTATTTGGACGAGTCTTATCGATATGTATGCCAAGTGTGGAAGTATAGAAGCAGCACAACAAGTCTTTAATAGTATGAAACACAGAAGTTTGGCTTCTTGGAATGCAATGATATCTGGTCTAGCTATGCATGGGCTAGCAGAGAAGGCCCTTGAGCTTTTCTCACGAATGACCAACGAAGGATACAAACCTGATAATATCACATTCGTCGGTGTGTTATCTGCTTGTAGTCATGCTGGTTTGCTTGATCTTGGACGTCAGTATTTTAGTTCAATGGCCCAAGATTATGCAATTTCACCTGACTTGCAACATTATGGATGCATGGTGAATCTTCTGGGACGAGCTGGCTTGTTTGATGAAGCAGAAGCTTTGATCCAGAATATGGAAATGAAACCAGATGGTGCAATCTGGGGTTCTTTGCTTGGAGCTTGTAGAGTCCATAAACGCGTTGAGTTAGGTGAATCCGTGGCCAAGCATCTTTTTGAGTTGGAGCCTGAAAATCCTGGGGTTTATGTTCTCTTGTCAAATATCTATGCAGGAGCTGGTAGATGGGATGATGTAGCTCGAATAAGAACCTTGCTaaataacaagggaatgaaGAAAGCTCCTGGTTGCAGCTCTATTGAGGTTGACAGAGTTGTTCATGAGTTCCTCGTCAGTGACAAAGTGCATCCTCGCTGCAAAGAAATTTATGACATGTTGAATGAAGTCGACACGCTTTTGGAGAAGGCTGGATTTGTACCTGATACATCCGAGGTGCTTCAGGACATGGATGAAGAATGGAAGGAAGGGGCCTTGAGTCATCATAGTGAGAAGTTAGCAATTGCTTTTGGATTGATCAGTACAAAGCCTGGGACAACAATAAGAATTGTAAAAAATCTTAGGGTATGTGGAAATTGCCATTCGGCTACTAAGCTGATATCAAAGATCTTCAACAGAGAAATTATTGCTAGAGACAGAAACCGCTTCCACCATTTCAAAGATGGTTCCTGCTCATGCAACGACTTCTGGTGA
- the LOC105777111 gene encoding probable xyloglucan glycosyltransferase 5, protein MAPSLDFSNWWPKDARKGTPVVVKMENPNYSVVEIDGPDAAFRPVEKSRGKNAKQVTWVLLLKAHRAVGCLAWIASLFWALLGTIKKRLIFRQDVAMASEKLGKGKLLFTVIKAFLVTSLTILAFEVVAYLKGWHYFRNPSLHIPRSTDIQGLLHLVYVTWLSVRADYIAPPIQALSKFCVALFLIQSVDRMILSLGCFWIKYKKIKPRIEGDPFKSDDVEGSAYEYPMVLVQIPMCNEREVYEQSISAVCQLDWPKDRLLVQVLDDSDDESIQYLIKAEVAKWNQKGVNIIYRHRLVRTGYKAGNLKSAMSCEYVQAYEFVAIFDADFQPNPDFLKQTVPHFKDNPDLGLVQARWTFVNKDENLLTRLQNINLCFHFEVEQQVNGVFLNFFGFNGTAGVWRIKALEESGGWLERTTVEDMDIAVRAHLNGWKFIFLNDVKVLCEVPESYEAYRKQQHRWHSGPMHLFRLCFPAIITCKIAIWKKANLILLFFLLRKLILPFYSFTLFCIILPLTMFVPEAELPVWVICYVPVFMSFLNILPSPKSFPFIVPYLLFENTMSVTKFNAMVSGLFQLGSSYEWVVTKKAGRSSESDLLASAEMESKIMNQLQIQRGASESELTELNRLKEQKEAAPVPVKRVNKIYRKELTLAFLLLTASVRSLLSAQGVHFYFLLFQGVTFLLVGLDLIGEQMS, encoded by the exons ATGGCTCCAAGCTTAGATTTCTCGAATTGGTGGCCAAAGGATGCTAGGAAAGGGACACCCGTGGTAGTAAAAATGGAGAACCCTAACTACTCAGTGGTGGAAATCGACGGCCCAGATGCTGCATTCAGGCCTGTGGAAAAAAGCAGAGGCAAAAATGCAAAGCAAGTGACTTGGGTTTTGCTTCTCAAGGCTCATCGTGCCGTCGGTTGTCTCGCTTGGATTGCTTCACTCTTCTGGGCATTGCTTGGAACCATAAAGAAAAGGCTGATCTTTAGGCAAGATGTTGCAATGGCCAGTGAAAAACTGGGGAAAGGAAAGCTGCTCTTCACAGTCATTAAAGCCTTCCTAGTGACTTCCCTCACAATTCTGGCCTTCGAAGTTGTGGCTTATCTCAAGGGATGGCATTATTTTCGAAATCCAAGTTTGCACATTCCGAGGAGCACTGATATCCAGGGCTTGCTTCACTTGGTTTATGTCACTTGGTTGTCAGTCCGGGCCGATTACATTGCACCACCAATTCAAGCTTTGTCTAAATTTTGTGTAGCTTTATTCCTTATCCAATCTGTAGATCGTATGATACTTAGTTTAGGCTGCTTTTGGATTAAATACAAGAAGATTAAACCCAGAATTGAGGGGGATCCTTTCAAGTCAGATGATGTTGAGGGATCAGCCTATGAGTATCCCATGGTTCTTGTTCAAATCCCAATGTGTAACGAGAGAGAG GTTTATGAGCAGTCTATCTCTGCTGTCTGCCAACTTGATTGGCCAAAGGATCGATTATTGGTTCAGGTTCTTGATGATTCTGATGACGAAAGCATCCAGTATTTGATTAAAGCGGAGGTTGCTAAGTGGAACCAAAAGGGTGTTAACATAATTTATCGGCACCGCTTGGTAAGAACTGGTTACAAGGCTGGGAATCTCAAGTCTGCAATGAGCTGCGAGTATGTACAGGCCTATGAGTTTGTAGCAATATTTGATGCTGATTTTCAACCTAACCCTGATTTTCTAAAGCAAACTGTGCCACATTTCAAG GACAATCCTGATTTAGGGTTAGTTCAGGCTAGATGGACATTTGTCAACAAGGATGAGAATTTGTTAACTCGTCTCCAGAACATTAACTTATGTTTCCACTTTGAAGTTGAGCAGCAAGTTAATggtgtatttttaaatttctttggtTTTAATGGAACTGCTGGAGTTTGGAGAATTAAAGCTCTTGAGGAATCTggaggttggcttgaaaggacAACTGTAGAGGACATGGACATAGCTGTTCGTGCACATCTCAATGGTTGGAAATTCATCTTCCTCAATGACGTAAAG GTCCTTTGTGAAGTTCCCGAGTCGTATGAAGCATACAGGAAGCAGCAACACCGCTGGCATTCAGGACCTATGCACCTCTTCCGCTTATGCTTTCCAGCAATCATAACTTGCAAG ATAGCTATATGGAAAAAGGCAAATTTAATACTGCTATTCTTTCTGTTGAGGAAGCTTATCCTTCCTTTCTATTCGTTCACATTGTTTTGCATAATTCTTCCTCTAACCATGTTCGTACCAGAGGCCGAGCTTCCTGTTTGGGTTATTTGTTATGTACCTGTTTTTATGTCATTCCTCAACATTCTTCCATCCCCCAAATCGTTCCCTTTCATTGTCCCTTATCTTCTATTTGAAAACACCATGTCTGTGACCAAATTCAATGCAATGGTATCTGGATTATTCCAGTTGGGTAGCTCCTATGAGTGGGTTGTGACCAAAAAGGCTGGCAGGTCATCAGAATCTGACTTACTGGCTTCTGCTGAGATGGAATCGAAGATAATGAACCAACTGCAAATTCAGAGAGGAGCTTCGGAAAGTGAACTCACTGAATTAAACCGATTGAAGGAACAGAAAGAGGCAGCTCCTGTACCTGTTAAGAGGGTCAATAAGATATACAGGAAAGAGCTCACTCTGGCATTCCTCCTGCTTACAGCTTCGGTTAGGAGCCTGTTATCGGCACAGGGAGTACATTTCTACTTCCTCCTCTTCCAGGGGGTGACTTTTCTCCTAGTCGGTCTAGATTTAATAGGAGAGCAGATGAGCTAA
- the LOC105777028 gene encoding UDP-galactose/UDP-glucose transporter 7 isoform X1, with protein MMDTSTVADGSSFLSLFAALSYGIASMAMVFINKAIIMQYAHSMTLLTLQQLATTLLIHFGRQMGYTRAKGVDITTARRLLPISLFYNANVAFALASLKGVNIPMYIAIKRLTPLAVLIAGFFSGKGKPTTQVTLSVVLTAVGVIVAAIGDFSFDLPGYTMALTSVFFQTMYLVLVEKSGAEEGLSSIEIMFYNSFLSLPFLLFLIIATGEFPNSLALLLAKSNSFSFLFILLLSLVMGIALNYTMFLCTIVNSALTTTIVGVLKGVGSTTLGFVLLGGVQVHGLNVTGLVINTAGGVWYSYAKYQQKKIKAPKVVMDLEAHRR; from the exons ATGATGGATACCAGCACTGTTGCAGATGGCAGTTCCTTTTTAAG TTTGTTTGCAGCTTTATCATATGGGATTGCTTCCATGGCTATGGTTTTTATCAATAAAGCAATTATTATGCAATATGCGCACTCCATGACCCTTCTTACTTTGCAG CAATTGGCAACTACCTTGCTCATTCACTTTGGTCGGCAAATGGGTTATACAAGAGCAAAAGGGGTTGATATTACCACAGCTAGAAGGCTTCTccctatttctttattttacaatGCAAATGTGGCATTTGCTCTTGCAAGCTTGAAAGGCGTTAATATTCCTATGTATATTGCTATAAAGAGGCTCACACCACTTGCTGTTCTTATTGCTGGATTCTTTTCTGGAAAGGGAAAGCCTACAACTCAG GTGACCCTTTCGGTAGTTTTGACTGCTGTGGGAGTTATTGTAGCTGCCATTGGAGATTTTTCTTTCGACTTGCCGGGATACACCATGGCCCTAACTTCTGTGTTTTTCCAG ACCATGTACCTTGTGTTGGTGGAAAAGTCTGGTGCAGAGGAAGGGCTTTCTTCAATAGAGATAATGTTCTATAACAGTTTTCTTTCTCTTCCATTTTTGCTTTTTCTCATCATAGCGACAGGAGAGTTCCCAAATTCTTTGGCATTATTATTAGCAAAG AGCAATTCTTTCTCGTTTTTGTTCATCCTACTACTTTCATTGGTGATGGGAATCGCTCTTAACTACACCATGTTTTTGTGTACCATAGTTAACTCAGCTCTAACCACAACCATTGTTGGAGTACTCAAAGGTGTTGGATCCACG ACGCTTGGATTTGTGTTACTGGGAGGTGTGCAAGTTCATGGTTTGAATGTAACCGGATTGGTTATAAACACGGCAGGCGGGGTGTGGTATTCTTACGCCAAATATCAGCAAAAGAAGATTAAAGCACCCAAAGTGGTGATGGATTTGGAGGCTCATCGAAGataa
- the LOC105777028 gene encoding UDP-galactose/UDP-glucose transporter 7 isoform X2, with amino-acid sequence MAMVFINKAIIMQYAHSMTLLTLQQLATTLLIHFGRQMGYTRAKGVDITTARRLLPISLFYNANVAFALASLKGVNIPMYIAIKRLTPLAVLIAGFFSGKGKPTTQVTLSVVLTAVGVIVAAIGDFSFDLPGYTMALTSVFFQTMYLVLVEKSGAEEGLSSIEIMFYNSFLSLPFLLFLIIATGEFPNSLALLLAKSNSFSFLFILLLSLVMGIALNYTMFLCTIVNSALTTTIVGVLKGVGSTTLGFVLLGGVQVHGLNVTGLVINTAGGVWYSYAKYQQKKIKAPKVVMDLEAHRR; translated from the exons ATGGCTATGGTTTTTATCAATAAAGCAATTATTATGCAATATGCGCACTCCATGACCCTTCTTACTTTGCAG CAATTGGCAACTACCTTGCTCATTCACTTTGGTCGGCAAATGGGTTATACAAGAGCAAAAGGGGTTGATATTACCACAGCTAGAAGGCTTCTccctatttctttattttacaatGCAAATGTGGCATTTGCTCTTGCAAGCTTGAAAGGCGTTAATATTCCTATGTATATTGCTATAAAGAGGCTCACACCACTTGCTGTTCTTATTGCTGGATTCTTTTCTGGAAAGGGAAAGCCTACAACTCAG GTGACCCTTTCGGTAGTTTTGACTGCTGTGGGAGTTATTGTAGCTGCCATTGGAGATTTTTCTTTCGACTTGCCGGGATACACCATGGCCCTAACTTCTGTGTTTTTCCAG ACCATGTACCTTGTGTTGGTGGAAAAGTCTGGTGCAGAGGAAGGGCTTTCTTCAATAGAGATAATGTTCTATAACAGTTTTCTTTCTCTTCCATTTTTGCTTTTTCTCATCATAGCGACAGGAGAGTTCCCAAATTCTTTGGCATTATTATTAGCAAAG AGCAATTCTTTCTCGTTTTTGTTCATCCTACTACTTTCATTGGTGATGGGAATCGCTCTTAACTACACCATGTTTTTGTGTACCATAGTTAACTCAGCTCTAACCACAACCATTGTTGGAGTACTCAAAGGTGTTGGATCCACG ACGCTTGGATTTGTGTTACTGGGAGGTGTGCAAGTTCATGGTTTGAATGTAACCGGATTGGTTATAAACACGGCAGGCGGGGTGTGGTATTCTTACGCCAAATATCAGCAAAAGAAGATTAAAGCACCCAAAGTGGTGATGGATTTGGAGGCTCATCGAAGataa
- the LOC105776964 gene encoding B3 domain-containing protein REM5 — protein MSNALFSPTIPHFFQPLLPGFHLSIPLSFFKDYLKGQINCESAVLRSYGRTWSVKIRDRRFEDGWQDFARDHDLHVGDFLVFRYGGNMVFDVVVFDTSACQRQYPLLATQTQQPAKEIGKQHEKRTSTSVTLESPHFVSNLTLESMKSFRLNIPRKFARSNDLDRSCETVLVDEQGRSWMASIRLKDSDGQVYIGRGWRNICIGNSLGLKDCVKLELIGNGITPIFKLYKVASDSDAKKLPNCSGSNAVVQEDQPEF, from the exons ATGTCCAATGCTTTATTTTCTCCCACTATTCCTCACTTCTTCCAACCCCTCTTACCAGGCTTCCACCTT TCAATCcctctttcatttttcaagGACTACTTAAAGGGTCAAATTAACTGTGAAAGTGCCGTCCTGAGAAGCTATGGAAGAACATGGTCAGTGAAGATTAGAGACCggagatttgaagatgggtgGCAAGATTTTGCACGAGACCATGATTTACATGTGGGCGATTTCTTGGTGTTCAGATATGGAGGAAATATGGTTTTTGATGTTGTGGTGTTTGATACTAGTGCCTGTCAAAGACAATATCCACTATTAGCTACCCAAACCCAACAACCCGCAAAAGAGATTGGGA AACAACATGAGAAACGGACAAGCACTTCGGTCACCCTTGAAAGCCCTCATTTTGTGTCAAATTTGACCCTTGAATCCATGAAAAGCTTCAGACTG AATATTCCAAGAAAATTTGCAAGGTCCAATGATCTGGACAGATCTTGTGAGACGGTTCTTGTTGATGAACAAGGTCGGTCATGGATGGCAAGTATACGGCTCAAAGATTCAGACGGTCAAGTCTATATTGGACGCGGTTGGAGAAACATTTGCATTGGAAATAGCCTCGGTTTAAAGGATTGTGTCAAACTTGAGCTCATTGGAAATGGAATTACGCCTATATTTAAACTTTATA AGGTTGCAAGCGACTCAGATGCCAAAAAGTTGCCTAATTGTTCTGGTTCCAACGCTGTTGTTCAGGAGGATCAACCAGAATTTTAG
- the LOC105776892 gene encoding ubiquitin carboxyl-terminal hydrolase 19, with the protein MPSIPIDNDVSTCAVCSNPASKKCSRCKSVRYCSLTCQKVHWKDGHKTKCKVNSAQTANTKSFSGVALVPARGTSTISKKPTEVLFPYNEFVELFNWEKPGFPPRGLLNCGNSCFANVVLQCLASTRPLVAYLLEKGHRKECRRNDWCFLCELQIHIERSSQSLHPFSPTNILSRLPNIGGNLGYGRQEDAHEFMRFAIDTMQSVCLDEFGGEKAVDRSSQETTLIQHIFGGHLQSQVICTNCNKISNQCENMMDLTVEINGDASSLEECLDQFTVKEWLHGENMYKCDGCNDYVKAWKRLTILWAPNILTIALKRFESGRFGKLNKRVSFPETLDLTSYMSGDGDDTNVYKLYAVVVHLDMLNASFFGHYICYTQDFNGNWYRIDDCKVMRVELAEVLSQVAYMLLYSRVSVRPSCLKTSGTQGNDEQKSMKALVEHCPKEQIQCLPENESITSSLSPSLSLNGSLHSEIPGLKVESSTGRNTDAQHQDGDVVRLKSNSSLSEEVFFYENNSCLQIDSEVIQINGDDMDKVNSIAVTGNPENMDRISTLPCSTDMKEICRSDKDLFDATNSEDI; encoded by the exons ATGCCTTCCATCCCCATCGACAACGACGTCTCTACTTGCGCCGTTTGTTCCAATCCCGCCTCCAAGAAGTGCTCGCGGTGTAAATCTGTTCGTTATTG TTCCTTAACTTGCCAGAAGGTGCACTGGAAAGACGGGCATAAGACAAAGTGCAAAGTAAATTCAGCACAGACTGCTAACACAAAATCATTTTCAGGAGTTGCTTTGGTTCCTGCCCGCGGAACCTCTACAATCAGCAAGAAGCCGACAGAG GTTCTTTTCCCATATAATGAGTTTGTAGAACTTTTCAACTGGGAGAAACCAGGATTCCCTCCGCGTGGACTCTTAAATTGTGGGAATAG TTGCTTTGCCAATGTTGTTCTGCAATGCCTTGCTTCTACTCGGCCTCTTGTTGCTTACTTATTGGAGAAAGGGCATCGGAAAGAGT GCAGACGTAATGATTGGTGCTTTCTGTGCGAACTTCAAATTCACATTGAAAGATCAAGCCAAAGTCTTCATCCATTTTCACCAACTAATATTCTCTCAAGGTTGCCTAATATTGGAGGTAATCTTGGTTATGGAAGACAGGAGGATGCTCATGAATTCATGAG GTTTGCTATTGATACAATGCAATCAGTCTGCCTTGATGAATTTGGTGGAGAAAAAGCAGTTGATCGTAGCTCTCAAGAGACAACCCTTATTCAGCACATATTTGGTGGTCATCTACAGTCGCAG GTGATTTGTACAAATTGCAATAAGATTTCAAATCAATGTGAAAATATGATGGATTTAACTGTTGAAATTAATGGAGATGCTTCATCGTTGGAGGAATGCCTTGACCAATTCACTGTTAAAGAGTGGCTTCATGGGGAAAATATGTACAAATGTGATGG TTGCAATGACTATGTCAAGGCATGGAAGCGGCTTACTATACTATGGGCTCCTAACATTCTTACAATTGCCTTAAAAAGATTTGAG AGTGGCCGGTTTGGGAAACTCAACAAAAGAGTTAGCTTTCCTGAGACATTAGATCTTACCTCTTACATGAGTGGAGATGGAGATGATACCAATGTATACAAACTTTATGCAGTTGTTGTCCATTTGGATATGTTAAATGCATCCTTTTTTGGTCATTACATCTGCTATACCCAAGATTTCAATGGAAATTGGTATAGAATTGATGACTGTAAG GTTATGAGGGTTGAATTGGCAGAGGTCCTTTCTCAGGTTGCATATATGCTTTTATATAGCAG GGTTTCTGTACGCCCCTCATGTCTTAAAACTTCAGGAACTCAGGGGAATGATGAACAGAAATCAATGAAAGCTTTAGTTGAACATTGTCCAAAGGAGCAAATTCAGTGCCTACCTGAAAATGAGTCCATCACTTCTAGTCTTTCTCCGTCCTTGTCATTGAATGGTAGTTTGCATTCAGAAATTCCTGGACTTAAAGTTGAGTCATCTACAGGAAGGAATACTGATGCTCAACATCAGGATGGTGATGTGGTTAGGTTAAAGTCCAACTCCTCTCTTTCTGAGGAAGTTTTCTTCTATGAAAACAACTCATGTTTACAGATTGATTCAGAAGTTATCCAAATAAATGGTGATGATATGGATAAGGTTAATTCTATAGCTGTGACAGGAAATCCAGAGAATATGGATAGGATTAGTACTCTGCCATGTTCTACTGATATGAAGGAGATTTGCAGGTCTGACAAAGATCTATTTGATGCAACCAACTCCGAAGATATATAA